In one window of Leptospira sp. WS92.C1 DNA:
- a CDS encoding YdeI family protein translates to MIELSPSLIQKMRIKEGNLLLILDNGKEYKTNPVTGIDFTNQISKADGILLFVNSSATLKTSFLKIVKSFREDCLLWIAYPKKSSSIKTDLDRDHGWDVLSENGYEGVALVSFNETWSAVRFRKTEAVKKGGSKAEKQKRPELAKYIDYDQKIVKLPEDVKKAFSKNKKAKVFFELLSWSHKRKYIEPILEAKALETRASRVQKMIYQLNSTKPKLKKSALKKTKRK, encoded by the coding sequence ATGATCGAGCTCAGTCCGAGTCTAATTCAAAAGATGAGAATCAAGGAGGGAAACCTGCTCCTGATCCTTGATAACGGTAAAGAATACAAAACAAATCCCGTCACCGGAATCGATTTTACAAATCAAATTTCAAAAGCGGACGGGATTCTTCTTTTTGTAAATTCTTCCGCTACTCTCAAAACCTCTTTTTTAAAAATTGTAAAATCGTTCCGGGAAGATTGTCTTCTTTGGATCGCCTATCCCAAAAAATCCTCCTCGATCAAAACGGATCTGGATCGGGATCACGGATGGGATGTTCTTTCCGAAAACGGATACGAAGGTGTCGCCTTGGTTTCGTTTAACGAAACTTGGTCCGCGGTTCGATTTAGAAAAACGGAAGCGGTTAAAAAAGGAGGATCTAAAGCGGAAAAACAAAAACGTCCCGAACTTGCAAAATACATCGATTATGATCAAAAAATCGTAAAACTTCCGGAAGACGTAAAAAAAGCGTTTTCAAAAAACAAAAAAGCAAAAGTATTCTTCGAACTTTTATCCTGGTCGCATAAACGGAAATATATCGAACCGATCTTAGAAGCAAAGGCCTTGGAAACACGCGCAAGCCGAGTTCAAAAGATGATCTATCAATTGAATTCTACAAAACCCAAATTAAAAAAGTCGGCTCTCAAAAAAACAAAACGAAAATAA
- a CDS encoding MFS transporter produces MISPLRWFRPAEPKPLLPQDQIDNKYPYFRWRILEATFLGYAVFYLVRNNFPVVSKEMGDALQYSQEQITNILAVTAITYGLGKFVMGALSDRSNPKFFMPLGLILTAVCNLLFGASSQYETHFYLWALNGLVQGMGWPPCGRSLGHWFGVSERGSKFAIWNIAHNVGGGLVGIVAAYSAAWWGWRNAFYIPASIAIVTSVFLLFRLVDTPQSVGLPSIEEYQKDPEKDLRISIEEQEKELTFKEIIINKVFKNYYIWTFALANFFVYVVRYSLTDIGPTYLKFAKGATLEKGGISTFIYEFAGIGSTLLVGWGSDKLGGKRGMVSFLCMLPIFLALIALLFTPPGHLWLDLALFGVVGFFIYPPVMLLGVAGLDFTSKKAVGTAAGFIGLFGYLGRTSLSKAVGWMSTQPGFRWEQSIYLIIGATLVALALLGITWTWKPKA; encoded by the coding sequence ATGATTTCACCATTACGCTGGTTTCGACCCGCAGAACCAAAACCACTTTTACCTCAAGATCAGATCGACAATAAATATCCTTATTTTCGATGGAGAATTTTAGAAGCGACCTTTTTGGGATACGCGGTTTTTTATTTGGTTCGAAATAATTTTCCGGTCGTCTCCAAAGAAATGGGCGATGCGTTACAGTATAGTCAAGAACAGATTACGAATATTCTCGCGGTTACCGCGATTACTTATGGGCTCGGAAAGTTTGTGATGGGGGCCTTATCAGATCGAAGTAACCCCAAATTTTTCATGCCTTTGGGATTGATATTAACCGCGGTTTGTAATCTTCTTTTTGGGGCCTCGAGTCAGTATGAAACGCATTTTTATTTATGGGCATTAAACGGTCTTGTCCAAGGGATGGGCTGGCCTCCCTGCGGAAGATCGCTGGGGCACTGGTTTGGCGTGAGTGAAAGAGGTTCCAAATTTGCAATTTGGAATATTGCACACAATGTGGGCGGAGGTTTGGTCGGGATTGTGGCAGCCTATAGCGCGGCTTGGTGGGGATGGAGAAACGCGTTTTATATTCCTGCATCCATTGCGATTGTGACCTCCGTATTTCTTCTTTTTCGTTTGGTGGATACCCCACAATCGGTGGGTTTGCCTTCGATCGAGGAATATCAAAAAGATCCGGAAAAAGATTTGAGAATTTCGATAGAAGAACAGGAAAAGGAACTTACTTTTAAAGAAATTATCATCAACAAAGTATTCAAAAATTATTATATTTGGACTTTTGCGCTTGCGAATTTTTTTGTCTATGTGGTTCGGTATAGTTTGACGGATATCGGTCCTACGTATCTGAAATTTGCAAAAGGGGCAACGTTGGAGAAAGGCGGAATCAGCACTTTTATCTATGAATTCGCCGGCATCGGTTCGACGCTTTTGGTAGGTTGGGGATCGGATAAACTCGGAGGCAAACGAGGAATGGTGAGTTTTCTCTGTATGCTTCCGATTTTTCTCGCATTGATCGCATTGTTATTCACTCCTCCGGGACATTTGTGGTTGGATCTTGCTTTGTTCGGAGTTGTCGGCTTTTTTATATATCCTCCCGTAATGTTGTTAGGAGTCGCCGGATTGGATTTTACCTCCAAAAAAGCGGTCGGAACTGCGGCGGGTTTTATCGGATTATTCGGTTATCTGGGAAGAACTTCCCTTTCCAAAGCGGTGGGTTGGATGAGTACACAACCGGGATTCCGCTGGGAACAATCCATTTACTTAATCATTGGTGCGACATTGGTTGCTTTGGCTTTATTGGGAATTACTTGGACTTGGAAACCGAAGGCATAG
- a CDS encoding inorganic diphosphatase, whose translation MVHPWHDISPGEQIPEFVNGIIEIKRGSRAKYEVDKEYGLLKLDRVLYSSFYYPANYGFIPQSYCGDHDPLDILVLSQVELEPLCLVKSKVIGVMRMLDSGEEDDKIIAVAANDMSVNHINDISELPPHFTLELKHFFEDYKKLENKTVVIEEFQNAALARKIVLDSLALYKKTFPKK comes from the coding sequence ATGGTACACCCTTGGCACGATATTTCTCCTGGAGAGCAAATCCCGGAATTTGTAAATGGAATTATTGAAATCAAACGCGGAAGCAGAGCGAAATACGAAGTAGATAAGGAATACGGACTTCTAAAATTAGATCGCGTTTTGTATTCTTCTTTTTATTATCCTGCGAACTACGGTTTTATTCCGCAGTCGTATTGTGGAGATCACGATCCTCTGGATATTTTGGTGTTGTCTCAGGTAGAACTCGAACCTCTCTGTTTGGTAAAATCAAAAGTGATCGGTGTGATGAGAATGTTGGATTCGGGTGAAGAAGACGATAAGATCATTGCGGTTGCGGCAAACGATATGTCGGTCAATCATATCAACGATATCTCCGAGCTTCCGCCTCACTTTACCTTAGAGCTGAAACATTTTTTCGAAGATTACAAGAAACTTGAAAATAAGACGGTCGTCATCGAAGAATTTCAGAACGCGGCTCTTGCAAGAAAGATCGTTTTGGATTCTCTTGCATTGTATAAGAAAACGTTTCCGAAAAAATAA
- a CDS encoding lysophospholipid acyltransferase family protein, giving the protein MIRYIPAFIFVYSFCLPFRILPYRVCLLYGKLLVILLYPLARKHRKIAYENITHAFPEYTPEQKKELVWKSFLHIGNLMAGTLYAPRLNQKWMDKYLVYDPESLALEKKTNEEGVGVVLISGHFGTWEILVQFMGIRMKGGGIYKKVRNPFVDKLIYKLRTKNGIKLVSTEESSQVTKMLKQGYWIGFGSDQNAGKAGIFVNFFNRPASTYQGPALMAYLTGSKMLLYSVLCGENGKIIVRVKDLGYVDKKAFSDRETAIRHYTEVWTKALEEEVKLYPEQYFWVHRRWRTKPGDFPGQV; this is encoded by the coding sequence TTGATTCGTTATATACCGGCATTCATCTTTGTTTACTCGTTCTGTCTTCCGTTTAGGATCTTACCCTATCGTGTTTGTCTTTTGTACGGGAAATTGCTCGTAATTCTCCTTTATCCTTTAGCGAGAAAACACAGAAAAATCGCTTACGAAAACATAACACACGCTTTTCCGGAATATACACCGGAACAGAAAAAAGAACTCGTGTGGAAAAGTTTTCTTCACATCGGAAATTTGATGGCAGGAACTCTCTATGCGCCGCGTTTGAATCAAAAATGGATGGACAAGTATCTTGTCTATGATCCTGAATCGCTGGCTCTTGAAAAAAAGACAAATGAAGAAGGAGTTGGCGTCGTCCTCATCTCAGGACATTTTGGAACCTGGGAAATTTTGGTTCAATTTATGGGAATCAGGATGAAGGGTGGAGGGATTTATAAAAAAGTAAGAAACCCTTTCGTCGATAAATTGATTTATAAACTCAGAACGAAAAACGGAATCAAACTCGTATCCACCGAAGAGTCCAGCCAAGTAACAAAGATGTTAAAGCAAGGTTATTGGATAGGATTCGGTTCCGATCAAAATGCGGGAAAGGCGGGAATTTTCGTAAACTTTTTCAACCGCCCCGCTTCGACCTACCAAGGACCTGCGTTGATGGCATATCTTACCGGTTCCAAGATGCTGTTGTATTCGGTTCTCTGTGGGGAAAACGGAAAGATAATCGTTCGGGTCAAGGATTTAGGTTACGTGGATAAAAAAGCGTTTTCCGATCGAGAGACTGCAATTCGTCATTATACGGAAGTTTGGACAAAGGCATTGGAAGAAGAGGTGAAACTTTATCCCGAACAATATTTCTGGGTTCATAGACGTTGGAGAACCAAACCCGGAGACTTTCCGGGACAGGTGTAG
- a CDS encoding 7-carboxy-7-deazaguanine synthase QueE, with translation MYPNEPMDNLKTSVHEIYLSLSGEGISTGLPTVFVRMAGCSLRCGMAVGRRLWCDTPYALSPNAGEELSLEDVLKQIDQLSPVDTQILLTGGEPLEGRNRNFSVSLGNEIYRKRKSSGAYPRPRVETNGAESIEGLDCFVFTLDYKLPGSGMEDRMILKNLEVYQNRKNDLDEIKFVIRDRIDFERCLEVIQTHRLTGNLLASPVQGELSPELLSEWIKSSLESGLRLSLQTHKYIWGDQRGV, from the coding sequence TTGTACCCCAACGAACCCATGGACAATCTGAAAACCTCAGTACACGAAATTTATCTCTCTTTATCGGGAGAAGGAATTTCAACAGGACTGCCAACCGTTTTTGTAAGAATGGCTGGATGTTCCCTTCGATGCGGAATGGCGGTTGGACGCAGATTATGGTGTGACACCCCCTATGCACTGTCTCCAAACGCAGGAGAAGAATTGAGTCTCGAAGACGTTCTCAAACAAATCGATCAACTCAGTCCAGTGGATACTCAGATTCTTCTTACCGGCGGTGAACCTCTGGAAGGGAGAAACCGCAATTTTAGCGTCTCTTTAGGAAACGAAATTTATAGAAAAAGAAAGAGTTCCGGCGCTTATCCTCGGCCTAGAGTCGAAACCAATGGAGCCGAGTCGATTGAAGGATTGGATTGTTTTGTTTTTACTTTGGATTATAAGTTACCCGGCTCCGGAATGGAAGACCGGATGATTTTGAAAAATCTCGAAGTGTATCAAAATAGAAAGAATGATTTGGATGAAATTAAGTTTGTGATTCGAGATAGAATTGATTTCGAAAGATGTCTGGAAGTGATCCAAACGCATCGATTGACCGGGAACTTACTCGCTTCTCCGGTTCAGGGAGAATTGTCGCCGGAACTTTTATCGGAATGGATCAAGTCTTCGCTCGAGTCCGGATTGCGTCTTTCCCTTCAAACGCATAAATACATCTGGGGCGATCAGAGAGGGGTATAG
- a CDS encoding DEAD/DEAH box helicase: MEDTLQLSLDFESGPRSGYRGDFCYLANSPESGIGKIVALEEGKLTIEFASTSFKKTISENSPYLRFLPGYPSPLRNIGEQPSLMDLSLTAYELKLTHAFDKLSALSNSRTRLLPHQIESTYIVVNSLRPRFILADEVGLGKTIEAALVMKELIFRRGYKKVLIVAPSPLLVQWQQELKNKFNEDFEIVKRKNFHTDGDKNWKNFHHVITSVDFIKNPRYAEEILKTKWDIVIFDEAHRLRRDYHKITRAYLFAEKISKKCECLLLLTATPFRGKLEELYYLMHLIDPNILGPYHTFVNDYILGNKTDLKDKISKVLLRRRKVEVGGFTKRFAKTVRIELSPVEREFYEEMTNYVRREYNLAMRVQNRAIGFVMIVFQKLLDSSVFALLSALTKRKFLLENRFHHIKQMESKLEEWDLDETEDVEEFVSGLDESVQLDLQSLKRELLSLNRLILLGKKIKEDKKSIKLKETILKLQKEGHPKFIIFTQFRSTQDFLAGVLSEFQVTLFHGSLSADAKERAIVEFKTKTEILICTEAGGEGRNLQFANVLFNYDLPWSPLKIEQRIGRIHRFGQKDNVFIFNFASKDTVAERILEVLTNKIRLFEESIGSSDELLGAIEDELDFNSSFMKFVTGNKSKIEMEDEIDNRIKIAQKGFEKLGALVTPKMIDFNLLDYYSHTLEERSFNNTHLEEFIARFAKTFPKEAGFTLVKKKPQVYEIESPLYKGKSGTFDSELALQNDSLEFLAFGHPLVDKAVSYLIQNQKGWSTVFHSVSNRQYYVFLVEFQFTLNRTELFYFETNPTTGAVKQIEELPDELRDSHSRFKTHDENRELPAKLEESLIRTFLALDEIVESRKKKLGEQTLDLFQKEEFKIRTSNQNTLRQLEEKLMRQEAAFKWEGKPEKKSAMNRTRNEIQKVKEDFDRELRKVRNGKTIQHRFQLFQVYLPD; this comes from the coding sequence TTGGAAGATACTCTGCAACTCAGCCTCGACTTTGAATCCGGTCCCCGCTCCGGATACAGAGGTGATTTTTGTTATCTGGCGAACTCCCCCGAATCGGGAATCGGAAAGATCGTCGCTTTAGAAGAAGGTAAACTTACGATCGAGTTTGCTTCGACTTCTTTCAAAAAAACGATCTCCGAAAATTCTCCTTATCTGAGATTTCTTCCCGGTTATCCTTCTCCTTTACGAAATATCGGAGAACAGCCGAGTCTGATGGATCTTTCTCTCACGGCTTATGAGTTAAAGCTGACTCACGCATTTGATAAACTTTCCGCGCTCTCCAATTCGAGAACGAGACTTCTTCCTCATCAGATCGAATCCACGTATATCGTAGTCAACAGTCTTCGACCGCGTTTTATTTTAGCGGATGAAGTCGGTTTGGGAAAAACGATTGAAGCGGCGCTTGTGATGAAAGAGCTGATCTTTAGAAGAGGATACAAAAAAGTTTTGATCGTCGCTCCGTCTCCGCTTTTGGTTCAGTGGCAACAGGAGTTGAAAAATAAGTTTAACGAAGATTTTGAAATCGTAAAACGAAAAAACTTTCACACGGACGGGGATAAAAATTGGAAGAACTTTCATCACGTAATTACTTCCGTCGACTTTATCAAAAACCCGAGATACGCGGAAGAGATTCTCAAAACAAAATGGGATATCGTAATCTTCGATGAAGCGCATCGACTTCGAAGGGATTATCATAAAATCACACGGGCTTATTTGTTCGCCGAAAAGATTTCCAAGAAATGCGAATGTCTTCTGCTTCTTACGGCGACTCCGTTTCGCGGAAAATTGGAAGAATTATACTATCTGATGCATTTGATCGATCCGAATATTTTGGGTCCGTATCATACATTCGTAAACGATTATATTCTTGGAAACAAAACGGATCTTAAGGATAAAATTTCAAAGGTTCTTTTGAGACGCAGAAAGGTGGAAGTCGGCGGTTTTACAAAACGCTTTGCTAAAACTGTCAGAATCGAACTTTCTCCTGTGGAAAGGGAATTTTATGAGGAAATGACGAACTACGTCCGCAGAGAATACAATCTCGCGATGCGGGTTCAAAATAGAGCGATCGGATTTGTGATGATCGTGTTTCAGAAACTTTTGGATTCTTCCGTATTTGCGCTTTTGTCCGCTCTTACAAAACGAAAATTTCTTTTGGAAAACCGATTTCATCATATTAAACAAATGGAATCTAAACTGGAAGAATGGGACTTGGACGAGACGGAAGACGTCGAGGAATTCGTATCCGGGTTGGACGAATCCGTTCAGTTGGATCTTCAAAGTTTAAAAAGGGAATTGTTGTCTCTCAATCGATTGATTCTTCTCGGTAAAAAAATCAAAGAAGATAAAAAGTCGATCAAACTCAAAGAGACGATTTTGAAACTTCAAAAAGAAGGTCATCCTAAATTTATCATCTTCACACAATTCAGATCCACTCAGGATTTCTTGGCTGGCGTTCTTTCCGAGTTTCAAGTTACCCTGTTTCACGGTTCTTTGAGCGCGGATGCAAAAGAAAGAGCAATCGTAGAATTTAAAACGAAGACTGAAATTCTAATCTGTACCGAAGCCGGAGGAGAGGGACGCAATCTTCAGTTTGCAAACGTCCTTTTTAATTACGACCTTCCCTGGAGTCCTTTGAAGATCGAACAAAGAATCGGAAGGATTCACAGATTTGGCCAAAAGGATAACGTGTTTATTTTTAACTTCGCGAGTAAGGACACGGTTGCGGAAAGAATCTTGGAAGTCCTTACCAACAAGATTCGCCTTTTTGAAGAATCGATCGGATCATCCGATGAACTGCTGGGCGCCATCGAAGACGAATTGGATTTTAATTCCTCTTTTATGAAATTTGTGACAGGAAATAAATCCAAGATCGAAATGGAAGACGAGATCGACAATCGGATCAAGATCGCCCAAAAGGGCTTTGAAAAGTTAGGCGCTCTTGTCACTCCTAAGATGATCGATTTTAATCTTCTGGATTATTATAGTCATACACTCGAAGAACGTTCGTTTAATAACACACATCTTGAAGAGTTTATAGCTCGATTTGCAAAAACATTTCCGAAAGAAGCAGGGTTTACTTTGGTAAAAAAGAAACCTCAGGTTTATGAAATCGAATCTCCTTTGTATAAGGGAAAATCCGGAACCTTTGACTCTGAACTCGCGTTACAAAACGATAGTTTGGAATTTTTAGCCTTCGGACATCCGTTGGTCGATAAAGCGGTTTCTTATCTGATTCAAAATCAAAAAGGTTGGAGTACCGTTTTTCATTCGGTTTCCAACAGACAATATTACGTATTTCTTGTGGAATTTCAATTTACCCTCAATCGAACCGAACTCTTTTATTTTGAAACGAATCCGACAACGGGAGCTGTAAAACAAATCGAAGAACTTCCGGACGAGTTGAGAGATTCTCATTCTAGGTTTAAAACTCACGATGAAAATCGGGAACTTCCCGCAAAGCTCGAAGAAAGTCTGATTCGAACCTTTTTGGCTTTGGACGAAATCGTAGAATCCAGGAAAAAAAAATTAGGCGAACAAACCTTGGATCTCTTTCAAAAAGAAGAGTTTAAGATTCGAACCAGCAATCAAAACACTCTTCGTCAACTAGAAGAAAAATTGATGCGTCAGGAAGCCGCTTTTAAGTGGGAAGGAAAACCCGAAAAAAAATCCGCAATGAATCGGACTCGAAACGAAATTCAAAAGGTAAAAGAAGACTTTGATCGAGAGCTTCGCAAGGTCAGAAACGGCAAGACGATTCAGCATCGTTTTCAACTCTTTCAAGTATATCTTCCCGATTGA